A genome region from Methylorubrum populi includes the following:
- a CDS encoding IS110 family transposase, giving the protein MVASPAHTAPASPCFLGADVSKDWVDLADTRGRTARIDNTVAALTATLSKPHWRACANLVCEATGGYEWPLIEAATALGLPIRRIHPGRARAFARAQARLAKTDRIDAAVLAALAAFTVDEVAPPLPSPAQRALAELMTRLGQLKDQRQAEQCRAERTESTIVRASITASLALLDGQIAAIGAALDEAIAADAELARTPALLRTCKGVGPVACRALLAWLPELGRLNRRTVAALVGVAPITCHSGSSIRSASITGGRKALRDVMFMAALTASRHNPVFRRLYERLRQAGKPHKLALIAVVRKLVTTLNAMVRAGKTFQTA; this is encoded by the coding sequence ATGGTAGCCTCGCCAGCCCACACCGCGCCAGCCTCCCCTTGCTTTCTCGGCGCCGATGTCTCGAAGGATTGGGTCGATCTGGCCGACACGCGCGGACGCACCGCCCGCATCGACAACACGGTCGCGGCCCTGACGGCCACCTTGTCCAAGCCGCACTGGCGCGCCTGCGCCAACCTCGTGTGCGAAGCCACCGGCGGCTACGAGTGGCCGCTGATCGAAGCCGCCACGGCGCTGGGGCTGCCGATCCGCCGGATCCATCCCGGCCGCGCCCGGGCGTTCGCCCGCGCCCAGGCGCGGCTGGCCAAGACCGATCGGATCGACGCCGCCGTCCTGGCCGCCTTGGCGGCCTTTACCGTGGACGAAGTCGCCCCGCCGCTGCCGAGCCCGGCTCAGCGCGCGCTCGCCGAACTGATGACCCGGCTCGGCCAGCTCAAGGATCAGCGACAGGCCGAGCAGTGCCGGGCCGAACGCACCGAGAGCACGATCGTGCGCGCCTCGATCACCGCCAGCCTCGCCCTGCTCGACGGCCAGATCGCCGCGATCGGCGCGGCCTTGGACGAAGCCATCGCCGCCGATGCCGAACTGGCTCGCACCCCCGCCCTGTTGCGCACGTGCAAGGGCGTCGGACCCGTGGCCTGTCGTGCCCTGCTGGCGTGGCTGCCGGAACTCGGCCGCCTGAACCGGCGCACGGTCGCGGCTCTGGTCGGCGTGGCGCCCATCACCTGCCACAGCGGCTCCTCGATCCGCTCGGCCAGCATCACCGGCGGACGCAAAGCCTTGCGCGACGTGATGTTCATGGCCGCCCTGACCGCCAGCCGCCACAACCCCGTCTTCCGCCGCCTCTACGAGCGCCTGCGCCAAGCCGGCAAGCCCCACAAACTCGCCCTCATCGCCGTCGTGCGAAAGCTCGTCACCACCCTCAACGCCATGGTCCGCGCCGGAAAGACCTTCCAGACCGCTTGA
- a CDS encoding dihydrofolate reductase codes for MSKPRIALIAAIARNGVIGRDNGLAWRLSSDLKRFKALTMGKPILMGRKTWDSIGRPLPGRRSLVLTRDRSLAIPNVEVVHDWEEARAAARGDALMVVGGAEIYALALPHTDRLHLTEVDAAPDGDAYFPTFDRAAFRETFREAHGPGERDEFAFEFVDFERVAGR; via the coding sequence ATGTCGAAGCCCCGCATCGCCCTCATCGCCGCCATTGCCCGCAACGGCGTGATCGGCCGCGACAACGGCCTCGCGTGGCGGCTCTCCAGCGACCTGAAGCGCTTCAAGGCGCTGACCATGGGCAAGCCGATCCTGATGGGCCGCAAGACGTGGGACTCGATCGGCCGCCCCCTGCCCGGCCGGCGCAGCCTCGTGCTGACGCGGGACCGCTCTCTCGCGATCCCGAACGTGGAGGTCGTCCACGACTGGGAGGAGGCACGCGCGGCGGCAAGGGGGGACGCGTTGATGGTCGTGGGCGGCGCCGAGATCTACGCCCTCGCCCTGCCCCACACCGACCGGCTGCATCTCACCGAGGTCGACGCGGCGCCGGATGGGGATGCGTACTTTCCCACCTTCGACCGCGCCGCCTTCCGCGAGACCTTCCGCGAGGCGCACGGACCGGGCGAGCGCGACGAATTCGCCTTCGAATTCGTGGATTTCGAGCGCGTGGCCGGGCGTTGA
- a CDS encoding thymidylate synthase, with the protein MRAYHDLLDRILSEGVRKEDRTGTGTLSVFGHQMRFDLADGFPLVTTKQLHLRSIIHELLWFLKGDTNIAYLTENGVTIWDEWADAEGDLGPVYGKQWRSWEKPGGGTVDQIAWVLDEIARNPDSRRLVVSAWNPADLDRMALAPCHCLFQFHVADGRLSCQLYQRSADVFLGVPFNIASYALLTVMMAQVTGYAPGDFVHTLGDAHLYVNHLEQARLQLTREPRPLPRLRLNPEVRSLFGVRFADIAIEGYAPHPAIKAPVAV; encoded by the coding sequence ATGCGCGCCTATCACGATCTGCTCGACCGCATCCTGTCCGAGGGCGTCCGCAAGGAGGACCGCACCGGGACGGGCACGCTCTCGGTCTTCGGCCATCAGATGCGGTTCGATCTGGCCGACGGCTTCCCCCTGGTGACGACCAAGCAGCTCCACCTGCGCTCGATCATCCACGAGCTGCTGTGGTTCCTCAAGGGCGACACCAACATCGCCTATCTGACGGAGAACGGCGTCACGATCTGGGACGAGTGGGCCGATGCCGAGGGCGATCTCGGCCCGGTCTACGGCAAGCAGTGGCGCTCGTGGGAGAAGCCCGGCGGCGGCACCGTCGACCAGATCGCCTGGGTTCTCGACGAGATCGCCCGCAATCCCGACTCGCGCCGCCTCGTCGTCTCGGCCTGGAACCCGGCCGATCTCGACCGGATGGCACTCGCGCCCTGCCACTGCCTGTTCCAGTTCCACGTCGCCGACGGACGGCTCTCCTGCCAGCTCTACCAGCGCTCGGCGGACGTGTTCCTCGGCGTGCCCTTCAACATCGCCAGCTACGCCCTGCTGACCGTCATGATGGCGCAGGTCACAGGCTACGCCCCGGGTGATTTCGTCCATACGCTCGGCGACGCCCATCTCTACGTGAACCACCTGGAGCAGGCGCGTCTCCAACTCACCCGCGAGCCGAGGCCCCTGCCCCGGCTGCGGCTGAATCCGGAGGTCCGCTCGCTGTTCGGTGTCCGGTTCGCGGACATCGCCATCGAGGGCTACGCGCCGCATCCCGCGATCAAGGCACCGGTGGCCGTCTGA
- a CDS encoding ClpXP protease specificity-enhancing factor SspB, with product MAEDLIRYDLLVQDALRGVVRKVLTDAARDGLSGEHHFYISFRTEAPGVRMSQRLREKYPQDMTIVLQHQFWDLGVTEHSFEVGLSFSGVPERLLIPFDALSGFFDPSVQFGLKFDLNEGAEAEEAEEPQPSAPAKAGPRGAASEPAEIKPKGTGLATIQAGPKIVPALPAAGKKADAKSDNRSEDAAEPKPEADEKVDRDGTAEVVSLDAFRKKN from the coding sequence ATGGCCGAAGATCTGATCCGTTACGATCTCCTGGTTCAGGACGCCCTGCGCGGCGTCGTGCGCAAGGTGCTGACCGATGCCGCGCGCGACGGCCTCTCGGGCGAGCACCATTTCTACATCTCCTTCCGCACCGAGGCGCCGGGCGTTCGCATGTCGCAGCGCCTGCGCGAAAAGTACCCGCAGGACATGACGATCGTCCTGCAGCACCAGTTCTGGGATCTCGGCGTGACCGAGCACAGCTTCGAGGTCGGCCTGTCCTTCTCCGGCGTGCCCGAGCGCCTGCTGATCCCGTTCGACGCCCTGTCGGGCTTCTTCGACCCGTCCGTGCAGTTCGGCCTCAAGTTCGATCTGAACGAGGGCGCGGAAGCCGAGGAGGCGGAGGAGCCGCAACCGAGCGCGCCGGCCAAGGCCGGGCCGCGCGGGGCGGCGTCCGAACCGGCCGAGATCAAGCCGAAGGGCACCGGCCTCGCGACGATCCAGGCCGGACCGAAGATCGTCCCGGCGCTGCCGGCCGCCGGCAAGAAGGCGGATGCGAAGTCGGACAACAGGTCCGAGGACGCCGCCGAGCCCAAGCCCGAGGCCGACGAGAAGGTCGACCGCGACGGCACCGCCGAGGTCGTGAGCCTCGACGCTTTCCGCAAGAAGAACTGA
- a CDS encoding ribbon-helix-helix domain-containing protein, whose protein sequence is MTAETPQGVAKRSVMIAGHRTSVSLEAEFWAALQEIARRQGQSVQALIGAIDAARGGSNLSSAIRVFVLRSVQACSGPAPVTACDGEAVRQRDASEQGSGGEPAASPAGPRNHRP, encoded by the coding sequence ATGACGGCAGAGACCCCTCAGGGTGTCGCCAAGCGTTCGGTGATGATCGCCGGCCACCGCACCAGCGTCTCGCTGGAGGCGGAGTTCTGGGCCGCGCTTCAGGAGATCGCACGGAGGCAGGGGCAATCGGTCCAGGCGCTGATCGGGGCGATCGATGCGGCGCGCGGCGGGAGCAACCTCTCTTCGGCGATCCGGGTGTTCGTGCTCCGCTCGGTTCAGGCGTGCTCCGGCCCCGCTCCCGTCACCGCGTGCGACGGCGAAGCCGTCCGGCAGCGCGACGCCTCGGAGCAGGGCAGCGGAGGCGAACCAGCCGCGTCGCCGGCCGGCCCTCGCAATCATCGACCATGA
- the fumC gene encoding class II fumarate hydratase → MSPQETPAGETRTESDTFGPIEVPAHRYWGAQTQRSIQNFKIGTERQPAPLVHALGIVKQAAALVNKDLGALDPRIADAIAASAAEVVAGRHDDEFPLVVWQTGSGTQSNMNANEVIASLANERLGGKRGGKSPVHPNDHCNRGQSSNDTFPTAMHIAVAREVQERLLPALSHLHGALDAKAKAFEAIVKIGRTHLQDATPVSLGQEFSGYVAQVALGGARIAAALPGVLALAQGGTAVGTGLNAHPEFAEKFAAKVAELTGLPFTSAENKFEALATHDALVFLQGALTALASGLFKIANDIRLLGSGPRSGLGELSLPENEPGSSIMPGKVNPTQCEALTMVCAQVVGNGTTVSFAGSQGHFELNVFKPVIANAVLQSVRLLADASVSFTDNCVVGIEANTDRIADLMSRSLMLVTALAPTIGYDKAAEIAKTAHKNGTTLKEEALRLGYVTDAEFERVVRPETMLAPSAE, encoded by the coding sequence ATGTCGCCGCAAGAGACGCCCGCCGGGGAAACCCGCACCGAATCCGATACCTTCGGCCCGATCGAGGTGCCGGCCCACCGCTACTGGGGCGCGCAGACGCAGCGCTCGATCCAGAACTTCAAGATCGGCACCGAGCGCCAGCCCGCGCCGCTCGTCCATGCGCTCGGCATCGTCAAGCAGGCCGCCGCCCTGGTGAACAAGGATCTCGGCGCCCTCGACCCCAGGATCGCCGACGCCATCGCCGCATCGGCCGCCGAGGTGGTGGCCGGCCGGCACGACGACGAGTTCCCGCTCGTGGTGTGGCAGACCGGCTCGGGCACGCAATCCAACATGAACGCCAACGAGGTCATCGCCAGCCTCGCCAACGAGCGGCTGGGCGGCAAGCGCGGCGGCAAGTCGCCGGTCCACCCGAACGACCACTGCAACCGCGGCCAATCCTCGAACGACACCTTCCCCACCGCGATGCACATCGCCGTCGCCCGCGAGGTGCAGGAGCGGCTCCTGCCGGCCCTGTCCCACCTGCACGGCGCCCTCGACGCCAAGGCGAAGGCGTTCGAAGCGATCGTCAAGATCGGCCGCACCCACCTTCAGGACGCGACGCCGGTCTCCCTCGGCCAGGAGTTCTCCGGCTACGTGGCGCAGGTCGCGCTCGGCGGCGCCCGCATCGCCGCCGCGCTCCCCGGCGTCCTGGCGCTGGCCCAGGGCGGCACGGCGGTCGGCACGGGTCTCAACGCGCATCCGGAGTTCGCGGAAAAATTCGCGGCCAAGGTCGCGGAACTCACCGGGCTGCCCTTCACCTCGGCCGAGAACAAGTTCGAGGCGCTCGCCACCCACGACGCCCTGGTGTTCCTCCAGGGCGCGCTGACCGCCCTGGCCTCGGGCCTGTTCAAGATCGCCAACGACATCCGCCTGCTGGGATCGGGCCCGCGCTCGGGCCTCGGCGAGCTGTCGCTGCCGGAGAACGAGCCCGGCTCCTCGATCATGCCGGGCAAGGTCAACCCGACCCAGTGCGAGGCGCTGACCATGGTCTGCGCCCAGGTCGTCGGCAACGGCACCACGGTGAGCTTCGCCGGCAGCCAGGGACATTTCGAGCTCAACGTGTTCAAGCCGGTGATCGCCAACGCGGTGCTGCAATCGGTGCGGCTCCTGGCCGACGCCTCGGTCAGCTTCACCGACAATTGCGTGGTCGGCATCGAGGCCAACACCGACCGGATCGCCGACCTGATGAGCCGTTCGCTGATGCTGGTGACGGCGCTCGCGCCGACGATCGGCTACGACAAGGCCGCCGAGATCGCCAAGACCGCGCACAAGAACGGCACCACCCTCAAGGAGGAGGCGCTGCGGCTCGGCTACGTCACGGACGCGGAGTTCGAGCGCGTGGTGCGGCCCGAAACCATGCTGGCGCCGAGCGCGGAATAG
- a CDS encoding DUF4169 family protein encodes MAEIINLRQVRKDREKAAKQVKAAENRILFGRPKKARTLAETRKAREQSRHEGHRLNDPDKE; translated from the coding sequence GTGGCCGAGATCATCAACCTGCGCCAGGTGCGCAAGGACCGTGAGAAAGCGGCGAAACAGGTGAAGGCCGCGGAGAACCGCATCCTGTTCGGTCGGCCGAAGAAGGCGAGGACGCTGGCCGAGACGCGCAAGGCACGCGAGCAATCCCGGCACGAGGGGCATCGCCTGAACGATCCCGACAAGGAATGA
- a CDS encoding DegQ family serine endoprotease: protein MRVAANAVRGRKPSLARRASSVLAAAVLGVAVTVAALPLPAFARGPESLADLAEKVTDAVVNISASTTVEANSRGGRSLPQLPQGTPFEDLFEEFFKRRGQGSPRSDDDSPRAPTRKSNSLGSGFIIDASGIVVTNNHVIGDANDIQVILHDGTKLKAEIIGRDSKIDLALLRVKPTAERPLKAVPFGDSDKMRPGDWVMAIGNPFGLGGSVSAGIVSARGRNIESGPYDNYIQTDAAINKGNSGGPLFNMDGEVIGINTAILSPSGGSVGIGFAVPSGTASPVIDQLRQFGEVRRGWLGVRIQNVDEATAEALGLKGGAKGALVAGVDEKGPAKTAGLEVGDVIVKFNGVPVKSSSELPRIVAATPVGKTVDVQVVRKGEEQTKSVLLGRLEDGEKTQVANAKQPEAETVNRQVLGLNLSTLNDEARRRYGIKESVKSGIVVTKVDPNSTAADKRIQPGEVIVEVGQETVANPADVSKRVEALKKEGRKSVLLLVASASGDVRFVAIGLE from the coding sequence ATGAGAGTCGCCGCGAACGCCGTCCGGGGCCGAAAGCCGTCGCTCGCCCGGCGTGCCTCATCGGTCCTGGCGGCCGCGGTCCTGGGGGTCGCGGTCACGGTCGCCGCCCTGCCCCTTCCGGCCTTCGCCCGCGGCCCGGAATCGCTCGCCGACCTCGCCGAGAAGGTGACGGACGCGGTGGTGAACATCTCCGCCTCGACCACGGTCGAGGCCAACAGCCGCGGCGGCCGGAGCCTGCCGCAACTGCCTCAGGGCACGCCCTTCGAGGATCTGTTCGAGGAGTTCTTCAAGCGGCGCGGCCAGGGCAGTCCCCGCAGCGACGACGACAGCCCGCGCGCACCGACGCGCAAGTCGAACTCGCTCGGCTCCGGCTTCATCATCGATGCCTCCGGCATCGTGGTGACCAACAACCACGTCATCGGCGACGCCAACGACATCCAGGTCATCCTGCACGACGGCACGAAGCTGAAGGCGGAGATCATCGGCAGGGATTCGAAGATCGACCTCGCCCTGCTGCGGGTGAAGCCGACGGCCGAGCGCCCGCTCAAGGCCGTGCCCTTCGGCGATTCCGACAAGATGCGCCCGGGCGACTGGGTGATGGCGATCGGAAACCCGTTCGGCCTCGGCGGCTCGGTCTCCGCCGGCATCGTCTCGGCCCGGGGCCGCAACATCGAGTCCGGCCCCTACGACAACTACATCCAGACCGACGCGGCCATCAACAAGGGCAATTCCGGCGGTCCGCTGTTCAACATGGACGGCGAGGTGATCGGCATCAACACCGCGATCCTGTCGCCCTCGGGCGGCTCGGTCGGCATCGGCTTCGCGGTGCCCTCCGGCACGGCGAGTCCGGTCATCGACCAGCTCCGCCAGTTCGGCGAGGTCCGCCGCGGCTGGCTCGGCGTGCGCATCCAGAACGTCGACGAGGCCACCGCCGAGGCGCTCGGCCTGAAGGGCGGCGCCAAGGGTGCGCTGGTCGCGGGCGTGGACGAGAAGGGCCCGGCCAAGACCGCCGGCCTCGAGGTCGGCGACGTGATCGTCAAGTTCAACGGCGTGCCGGTGAAGTCCTCGAGCGAGTTGCCGCGCATCGTCGCCGCGACCCCGGTCGGCAAGACCGTGGACGTGCAGGTGGTGCGCAAGGGCGAGGAGCAGACGAAGTCGGTCCTGCTCGGGCGCCTGGAAGACGGCGAGAAGACCCAGGTCGCCAACGCCAAGCAGCCGGAGGCGGAAACGGTCAACCGCCAGGTTCTCGGCCTCAATCTCTCCACTCTCAATGATGAGGCACGCCGCCGCTACGGCATCAAGGAGAGCGTCAAGAGCGGCATCGTCGTCACCAAGGTCGATCCGAACTCGACGGCCGCCGACAAGCGCATCCAGCCCGGCGAGGTCATCGTCGAGGTCGGCCAGGAGACGGTGGCGAACCCCGCCGACGTGAGCAAGCGCGTCGAGGCCCTGAAGAAGGAGGGCCGCAAGTCGGTGCTGCTGCTGGTCGCCAGCGCCAGCGGCGACGTGCGCTTCGTCGCCATCGGGCTGGAGTGA
- a CDS encoding protease modulator HflC produces the protein MNSPALRTGLIVVAAAIAIGLYASVFTVGQMQQALVLQLGRVRDVLNPTGQNKPGLYFKVPFTDSVVLFDKRVLDLDLPVQTLLTADRQNLEVDAFARYRIVDPLKFYQSVGTIALANQRLASFTNSSLRNVLARSSRDAIVRTDRSDLMNTIQEDVNRQAKGLGVEIVDLRMTRVDLPAKNSQAVYDRMTSERKKEATDIRANGDQAATLIRAKADRDVTVILAEATQKADELRGQGEADRNRILAEAFGADPGFFAFYRSMQAYEQALKGQDTRLVVSPNSDFFRYFGDPQGRRSESARSGGGEPATTTGAVR, from the coding sequence ATGAACAGTCCCGCCCTCCGCACCGGCCTGATCGTCGTCGCCGCGGCGATCGCGATCGGGCTCTACGCCTCGGTCTTCACCGTCGGCCAGATGCAGCAGGCCCTCGTGCTCCAGCTCGGCCGCGTCCGCGACGTGCTGAACCCGACCGGCCAGAACAAGCCCGGCCTCTACTTCAAGGTGCCGTTCACCGACAGCGTCGTGCTGTTCGACAAGCGGGTGCTCGACCTCGACCTGCCGGTGCAGACCCTGCTGACGGCCGACCGGCAGAACCTGGAAGTGGACGCCTTCGCCCGCTACCGCATCGTCGATCCGCTGAAGTTCTATCAGTCGGTCGGCACCATCGCCCTGGCCAACCAGCGCCTGGCGAGCTTCACCAATTCGTCCCTGCGCAACGTGCTCGCCCGTTCGAGCCGCGACGCCATCGTCCGCACCGACCGATCCGACCTGATGAACACGATTCAGGAGGACGTGAACCGGCAGGCGAAGGGGCTCGGCGTCGAGATCGTCGATCTGCGCATGACCCGCGTCGATCTTCCGGCCAAGAACAGTCAGGCGGTCTACGACCGCATGACCTCGGAGCGGAAGAAGGAGGCGACCGACATCCGCGCCAACGGCGATCAGGCCGCCACGCTGATCCGCGCCAAGGCCGACCGCGACGTCACCGTGATTCTCGCCGAGGCCACGCAGAAGGCCGACGAGCTGCGCGGCCAGGGCGAGGCCGACCGCAACCGCATCCTGGCGGAAGCCTTCGGCGCCGACCCCGGCTTCTTCGCCTTCTACCGCTCGATGCAGGCCTACGAGCAGGCGCTCAAAGGGCAGGACACGCGGCTGGTCGTGAGTCCCAACTCCGACTTCTTCCGCTACTTCGGCGATCCGCAGGGCCGCCGTTCGGAGAGCGCGCGCAGCGGCGGCGGCGAACCGGCCACGACCACGGGCGCGGTGCGCTGA
- a CDS encoding cytochrome P450: MPDTLPLAPFPKDTPPFRPKVPPPLTRPLGLFAFLKAVRENPIATWMDAHFEDFVVAGETAMGRVTVVSDPALVRYLLVERAANYRKDDLQKRVLAPGLGNGLLTAEGDEWRLQRRTLAPIFSARHVAGFVAQMDAAGARLGRRLARRDGATVDVALEMTRATLDVLERTIFTQGLPGDPDALGRAITRLLESIGPIDPLDVFGFPAFVPRLGRLRARPALRFFAEVVDTLLEQRKAALARGEAPHDLMTLLLAAHDPETGRGLSDLEVKANIVTFIAAGHETTANALTWALYCLSQDEAARARVEAEADAAAGSDGALSLDRLPFTKAVMEETMRLFPPVPFLSRQAIREDRIGRVKIPRASTVIIAPWVMHRHRKLWEEPDAFVPERFFGHERETIERFAYLPFGAGPRVCIGQSFSVQEATLVLARVARAVRLTLPEDHPPVTPLHRVTLRPKDGLRMVAQRRG, translated from the coding sequence ATGCCGGATACGCTGCCCCTCGCGCCCTTTCCCAAGGACACGCCGCCGTTCCGGCCCAAGGTGCCGCCGCCGCTGACCCGGCCGCTCGGGCTGTTCGCCTTCCTCAAGGCGGTGCGCGAGAATCCGATCGCGACCTGGATGGATGCGCACTTCGAAGACTTCGTCGTCGCGGGCGAGACGGCGATGGGGCGCGTCACCGTGGTGAGCGATCCCGCGCTGGTGCGCTACCTGCTGGTGGAACGGGCGGCCAACTACCGCAAGGACGACCTTCAGAAGCGCGTCCTGGCGCCGGGACTGGGCAACGGCCTGCTGACGGCGGAGGGCGACGAGTGGCGGCTTCAGCGGCGCACGCTGGCGCCGATCTTTTCCGCGCGCCACGTCGCCGGCTTCGTCGCGCAGATGGATGCGGCCGGCGCCCGCCTCGGCCGGCGGCTGGCCCGGCGCGACGGCGCCACGGTCGACGTGGCCCTGGAGATGACCCGCGCCACCCTCGACGTGCTGGAACGGACGATCTTTACGCAGGGCCTTCCCGGCGATCCCGACGCGCTCGGCCGCGCCATCACCCGGCTGCTCGAATCGATCGGCCCGATCGACCCGCTCGACGTGTTCGGCTTCCCCGCCTTCGTGCCGCGGCTCGGGCGCCTGCGGGCACGGCCGGCCCTGCGCTTCTTCGCGGAGGTGGTGGACACGCTGCTGGAGCAGCGCAAGGCGGCGCTCGCCCGCGGCGAGGCGCCCCACGACCTGATGACCCTGCTGCTCGCAGCCCACGACCCCGAGACCGGACGCGGCCTCTCCGATCTGGAAGTGAAGGCCAACATCGTCACCTTCATCGCCGCCGGCCACGAGACCACGGCGAACGCCCTCACCTGGGCGCTCTACTGCCTGTCGCAGGACGAGGCCGCGCGGGCCCGCGTCGAAGCGGAAGCCGATGCCGCCGCCGGCTCGGACGGAGCCTTGAGTCTCGACCGGCTCCCCTTCACCAAGGCGGTGATGGAGGAGACCATGCGGCTGTTCCCGCCGGTGCCCTTCCTCAGCCGCCAGGCGATCCGCGAGGACCGGATCGGGCGCGTGAAGATTCCGCGCGCCTCCACCGTCATCATCGCGCCCTGGGTGATGCACCGGCACCGCAAGCTGTGGGAGGAGCCCGATGCCTTCGTGCCCGAACGCTTCTTCGGCCATGAGCGCGAGACGATCGAGCGCTTCGCCTACCTGCCGTTCGGGGCGGGCCCGCGGGTCTGCATCGGCCAGAGCTTCTCCGTGCAGGAAGCGACCCTTGTCTTGGCCCGGGTCGCCCGCGCGGTGCGGCTCACCCTGCCCGAGGATCACCCGCCGGTCACGCCGCTCCACCGCGTCACGCTGCGACCGAAGGACGGCTTGCGCATGGTGGCGCAGCGGCGGGGGTGA
- the hflK gene encoding FtsH protease activity modulator HflK — MPWSNQSGGGGAPWGRPGGGNGGGPWGGGGGGKTPPDLEDLLRRGQDRLRGVMPGGGFGGGKGLLLAAGFVLGLWLLTGFYTVKPNEVGINTIFGRYTGQSGEGLRYNFPYPIGSVQKPNVGVVNSIPIGYITAGGTTRQRDVPEESLMLTGDENIVDLDFEVQWRVNPLKAEDYVFNLANPDGTIKAIAESAMREVIGRRNIQAILTNEQSSIAQEVKEIVQSALDEYGAGVRIEVVQLTSVNPPPEVRPAFIDVNAAQQYAQQVRNEAETYASRVVPEARGKASQVVQGAEAYRAQATAEATGQAARFQQVYQSYKAAPEISRERIFLETMEKVLGSVHKTIIDQSGGVAGANAAGVLPVLPLTDGGRTQTSGAQSR; from the coding sequence ATGCCTTGGAGCAATCAGAGCGGCGGCGGAGGCGCCCCCTGGGGCCGTCCCGGCGGCGGCAATGGCGGCGGTCCCTGGGGAGGCGGGGGCGGCGGCAAGACGCCCCCCGATCTCGAGGATCTGCTCCGGCGCGGTCAGGACCGGCTCCGCGGCGTGATGCCGGGCGGCGGCTTCGGCGGCGGCAAGGGGCTTCTCCTCGCGGCGGGCTTCGTGCTCGGCCTGTGGCTGCTCACCGGCTTCTACACGGTGAAGCCGAACGAGGTCGGCATCAACACGATCTTCGGGCGCTACACCGGCCAGTCCGGCGAAGGCCTGCGCTACAACTTCCCCTATCCGATCGGTTCGGTGCAGAAGCCCAATGTCGGCGTCGTGAACTCGATCCCGATCGGGTACATCACCGCCGGCGGCACCACGCGCCAGCGCGACGTGCCGGAAGAGAGCCTGATGCTCACGGGCGACGAGAACATCGTCGACCTCGATTTCGAGGTGCAGTGGCGCGTCAACCCGCTGAAGGCCGAGGACTACGTCTTCAACCTCGCCAACCCGGACGGCACCATCAAGGCGATCGCCGAGAGCGCCATGCGCGAGGTGATCGGGCGCCGCAACATCCAGGCGATCCTGACCAACGAGCAGTCGAGCATCGCCCAGGAGGTCAAGGAGATCGTCCAGAGCGCGCTCGACGAGTACGGCGCCGGCGTGCGCATCGAGGTGGTGCAGCTCACCAGCGTCAATCCGCCTCCGGAGGTCCGGCCGGCCTTCATCGACGTGAACGCCGCCCAGCAATACGCCCAGCAGGTGCGCAACGAGGCCGAGACCTATGCGAGCCGCGTCGTGCCCGAGGCGCGAGGCAAGGCGAGCCAGGTCGTGCAGGGGGCCGAGGCCTACCGCGCCCAGGCCACCGCCGAGGCGACCGGTCAGGCCGCGCGCTTCCAGCAGGTCTACCAGTCCTACAAGGCTGCGCCCGAGATCAGCCGCGAGCGCATCTTCCTCGAGACCATGGAGAAGGTGCTCGGCTCCGTGCACAAGACCATCATCGACCAGAGCGGCGGCGTCGCTGGCGCCAATGCCGCGGGCGTGCTGCCCGTCCTGCCGCTGACCGATGGCGGCCGGACCCAGACGAGCGGAGCACAGAGCCGATGA
- a CDS encoding MmcB family DNA repair protein codes for MSTALANVVLPPDRRQSPTALNIQRGVRRLFAELGCVSLPEFSLANGRRADLIALCGAGRLTIVEIKSSIADFRADRKWPDYRDYCDRFFFAIPETVPETLIPEACGLIVADSFGAAILREPADHPLSGPRRKAVTLRFAHSAAGLLHALADPGAIREGAL; via the coding sequence ATGTCCACCGCCCTCGCCAACGTCGTCCTGCCGCCCGACCGCCGCCAGTCGCCCACCGCGCTGAACATCCAGCGTGGGGTGCGGCGGCTGTTCGCCGAGCTGGGCTGCGTCAGCCTGCCGGAATTCTCCCTCGCCAACGGGCGCCGCGCCGACCTCATCGCCCTGTGCGGGGCGGGGCGGCTCACCATCGTCGAGATCAAGTCGAGCATCGCCGACTTCCGCGCCGACCGGAAATGGCCGGACTACCGCGACTATTGCGATCGCTTCTTCTTCGCGATCCCCGAGACGGTGCCGGAGACGCTGATCCCGGAGGCGTGCGGGCTGATCGTCGCCGATTCCTTCGGCGCGGCGATCCTGCGCGAGCCGGCCGATCACCCGTTGAGCGGGCCGCGCCGCAAGGCGGTGACCCTACGCTTCGCCCATTCCGCCGCCGGCCTGCTGCACGCGCTGGCCGATCCCGGCGCGATCCGCGAGGGAGCGCTGTAG